Proteins encoded in a region of the Anoxybacillus amylolyticus genome:
- a CDS encoding carbohydrate ABC transporter permease — protein MKKKLGIGKAFLYTILVLYAIVTMIPFLWALSSSFKTLEEIVSGTISFIPKHFTLDNYKQIFIEQQMFPRWLFNSVIIAVTVTLLNLLFNSMAGYALARLQFPGKKSIFIIILAVLMIPAQVTMIPNYLILKQLGWLNSYQGMIVPTMINATFIFMMRQFFINFPKELEEAAALDGLSRIGTFFRIVLPLARPALAAQAIFVFMGSWNDFMRPLIVLSDPELFTLPLGLNSFKGQYISYWNYIMAASMVFTLPVLVIYIFFNRYFIKGISFTGGK, from the coding sequence ATGAAGAAAAAACTAGGCATTGGCAAGGCGTTTTTGTATACTATTCTCGTTCTTTATGCTATCGTGACGATGATTCCATTTTTATGGGCATTGTCTTCTTCTTTTAAAACGCTTGAAGAAATTGTAAGTGGCACCATTTCGTTTATTCCAAAGCATTTTACGCTTGATAACTATAAACAAATTTTTATAGAACAACAAATGTTTCCGCGTTGGTTGTTCAATAGTGTCATTATCGCAGTAACGGTAACGTTGCTTAACTTATTGTTTAATTCGATGGCTGGATATGCGCTTGCACGCTTGCAGTTTCCAGGGAAAAAATCGATATTTATTATTATCTTGGCTGTGCTCATGATTCCAGCACAAGTGACGATGATCCCAAACTATTTAATTTTAAAACAGCTCGGCTGGCTTAACTCCTATCAAGGAATGATTGTGCCGACAATGATTAATGCAACGTTTATTTTTATGATGCGTCAATTTTTCATTAATTTTCCAAAAGAATTAGAAGAGGCAGCTGCCTTGGATGGATTGAGTCGAATTGGAACATTTTTTCGAATTGTATTACCGCTTGCTCGTCCCGCATTAGCAGCACAAGCGATTTTTGTTTTCATGGGGTCATGGAATGATTTTATGCGACCGCTGATCGTTCTTTCCGATCCAGAACTGTTTACATTACCGCTTGGGTTGAACAGTTTTAAAGGGCAATATATTAGCTACTGGAACTATATTATGGCGGCATCAATGGTGTTTACATTACCAGTGCTTGTCATTTACATCTTCTTCAATCGCTATTTCATCAAAGGAATTTCATTTACAGGGGGAAAATAG
- the pstA gene encoding phosphate ABC transporter permease PstA has protein sequence MMKSIFHTHKKSVSGAVQVDKIMLWVATIITLTVFILIFSLLYVILSKGLPKMTLHFLFGLPEEIDAGGGIGPFLFNSFYILALSLLISLPIGIGAGIFLAEYAPNNKFTEFVRASVESLSSVPSIVFGLFGYVVFVEHFEIGFTIIGAASTLALLNLPILTRITEEAIAAVPTEVREASLALGATKAQTILKVVLPAAIEGILTGISLVACRAFGESAIILLVGGTSTSGVMWDAHPLSEGGTLPVHLWYVQSEALVADAQEIAQKASALLVFIVLFISFSVRFPLWIKQQITTSKKHNVQ, from the coding sequence ATGATGAAATCTATTTTTCATACTCATAAAAAAAGTGTTTCAGGTGCGGTTCAAGTAGATAAAATCATGCTTTGGGTTGCTACGATAATCACATTGACTGTATTTATTCTTATTTTTTCATTGCTTTATGTCATTTTAAGTAAGGGGCTTCCGAAAATGACGCTGCACTTTCTTTTTGGATTGCCGGAGGAAATTGATGCAGGCGGTGGAATAGGTCCTTTCTTATTTAATTCGTTTTATATATTAGCGTTATCGTTACTGATCTCTTTGCCAATCGGTATCGGTGCAGGCATTTTTTTAGCAGAATATGCGCCAAACAATAAATTTACAGAATTTGTACGTGCTTCAGTGGAAAGTTTATCGTCTGTCCCATCTATTGTATTCGGACTATTTGGTTATGTAGTATTTGTTGAGCATTTTGAGATAGGATTTACGATTATTGGTGCTGCTAGTACGTTAGCATTATTAAACCTCCCGATTTTAACTCGTATAACAGAGGAGGCGATAGCAGCTGTTCCTACAGAAGTTAGAGAAGCATCACTAGCTTTAGGAGCAACCAAGGCACAGACGATTCTCAAAGTAGTCCTTCCCGCAGCTATCGAAGGAATTTTAACTGGCATTAGCCTGGTAGCTTGTAGAGCATTTGGGGAATCGGCAATTATACTATTAGTAGGGGGAACATCAACCTCCGGAGTGATGTGGGATGCTCATCCATTATCAGAAGGAGGAACATTGCCAGTTCATTTGTGGTATGTCCAATCAGAGGCACTAGTAGCTGACGCTCAAGAAATTGCCCAAAAGGCATCGGCGCTTCTCGTTTTTATTGTCTTGTTCATTAGTTTTTCTGTGCGGTTTCCTTTATGGATAAAGCAGCAAATAACTACCAGCAAAAAGCATAATGTACAATGA
- a CDS encoding amylo-alpha-1,6-glucosidase, with translation MEYRVIKENDLFLLTDEKGDIPENHPYGLGLYTKDTRFLSKLHLRINGQEPVLLSSDAGENYVATILLTNPHMEKDGEILLWRESVEIERKRFIYEGVLYERINLKNYYPKPIQFELSVQVDVDFADMFIVRGFQTGKIGKRTGQTVGSRSLTFHYEGSDQQKRATMITWDRKEKAVEEHGEIIFDFTLNHAEEQAVTLIIEPKIGEENPRNIVSPTEALSRLKSSYRQWENDITKVITDYEPLVRLVSRGIGDLRVLLTDLGYGPFPVAGLPWFGVPFGRDSLIAALQMLPFQPEIAKGTLLTMAKYQGTKLDPWRDEQPGKVMHEIRFGELATTNQIPFTPYYGTIDATPLFLVLLTEYVKWTGDFELVRQLKNNIDDALMWIDQYGDRDGDLFVEYHQESAKGIANQGWKDSGDSIVHRNGEYAESPIALVEVQGYVYQAKMGLADIFEQLNEHDQAEKLRQQAEELRVKFEKQFWMEDVQFYAIALDGNKQQVGTITSNPGHVLFAEMLDSERVEKTIRTLLSPKMFSGYGIRTMGEGEAGYNPMSYHDGSVWPHDNSIILLGLSKLGKQEEANIVMEGLIEAASHFEYDRLPELFCGYSKQFGKPVKYPVACSPQAWAAGTPLVFVQSLLGLFPNSLKKEIRLSPTLLEPMNVLKVENIMIGNGRLSVTITRQNGNIHVHIDQNTTGYEVKLV, from the coding sequence ATGGAGTACCGAGTTATTAAAGAGAACGATTTATTTTTGCTGACAGATGAGAAAGGGGATATTCCAGAAAACCATCCGTATGGACTAGGATTATATACAAAAGATACTCGTTTTTTAAGTAAGTTACATTTGCGTATTAATGGACAAGAGCCTGTTCTATTATCTTCCGATGCGGGGGAAAATTATGTTGCAACGATTTTATTGACAAACCCTCACATGGAAAAAGACGGGGAAATTTTATTGTGGCGGGAATCGGTTGAAATCGAAAGAAAGCGTTTTATATACGAAGGTGTGCTTTATGAAAGAATTAACTTGAAAAATTACTATCCAAAGCCGATACAATTTGAACTAAGTGTACAAGTCGATGTTGATTTTGCGGATATGTTTATTGTTCGTGGCTTTCAAACGGGGAAAATTGGCAAGCGTACTGGCCAAACTGTTGGAAGCCGTTCACTCACTTTTCATTATGAAGGATCTGATCAACAGAAGCGCGCAACAATGATCACGTGGGATCGAAAAGAGAAAGCAGTGGAGGAACATGGGGAAATTATTTTTGATTTTACGTTGAACCATGCGGAAGAACAGGCTGTGACATTGATTATTGAGCCGAAAATTGGTGAAGAAAATCCGAGAAATATTGTTTCTCCGACAGAAGCGCTTTCTCGCTTAAAATCATCTTATCGTCAATGGGAGAACGACATTACGAAAGTGATAACGGATTACGAGCCACTTGTCCGCTTAGTCAGCCGTGGAATTGGCGATTTGCGAGTATTGCTAACAGATTTAGGGTATGGTCCATTTCCTGTTGCAGGATTACCATGGTTTGGGGTGCCATTTGGCCGAGATAGTTTAATTGCGGCATTGCAAATGCTTCCTTTTCAACCGGAAATCGCAAAAGGGACACTCCTTACAATGGCGAAATATCAAGGAACAAAACTTGATCCTTGGCGAGACGAACAGCCTGGAAAAGTGATGCACGAAATACGTTTTGGTGAATTAGCAACTACAAATCAAATCCCATTTACGCCATATTACGGGACGATTGATGCCACCCCGTTGTTTCTTGTCCTGTTGACAGAGTATGTGAAATGGACAGGTGATTTCGAGCTTGTTCGCCAACTAAAAAACAATATTGATGATGCACTCATGTGGATTGATCAATACGGGGATCGCGATGGCGATTTATTTGTTGAATATCACCAAGAATCAGCGAAGGGGATTGCTAATCAAGGATGGAAAGATTCTGGTGATTCCATCGTTCACCGTAACGGTGAATATGCTGAGTCTCCGATTGCCCTTGTGGAAGTGCAAGGCTATGTGTATCAAGCAAAAATGGGATTGGCGGATATTTTTGAACAGCTCAATGAGCATGATCAAGCGGAAAAGCTTCGCCAGCAGGCGGAAGAGTTAAGAGTGAAATTTGAGAAACAGTTTTGGATGGAGGATGTGCAATTTTATGCGATTGCATTAGATGGAAACAAACAGCAAGTGGGGACGATTACGTCTAACCCAGGGCATGTGCTGTTTGCCGAAATGCTTGATTCAGAACGAGTGGAGAAGACGATTCGTACGCTGTTGTCCCCAAAAATGTTTTCTGGTTACGGGATTCGTACAATGGGAGAAGGGGAAGCAGGATACAATCCAATGAGTTACCATGACGGTAGCGTCTGGCCGCACGATAATAGCATTATTTTGCTTGGATTGAGCAAATTAGGAAAACAGGAAGAAGCCAACATAGTCATGGAGGGTCTTATTGAAGCAGCTTCTCATTTTGAATACGACCGTCTGCCAGAATTATTTTGCGGATACAGCAAACAATTCGGCAAGCCTGTGAAATATCCAGTTGCTTGCTCTCCTCAAGCGTGGGCGGCAGGGACTCCTCTTGTTTTTGTTCAATCGTTACTTGGGTTGTTCCCTAATAGCCTAAAAAAGGAAATTCGTTTGTCGCCAACATTGCTTGAGCCGATGAATGTCTTAAAAGTAGAAAATATCATGATTGGAAATGGCCGATTATCGGTTACCATTACACGTCAAAATGGCAACATCCATGTGCATATTGATCAAAACACAACTGGTTATGAGGTAAAACTTGTTTAA
- a CDS encoding LacI family DNA-binding transcriptional regulator: MTTIKDIAKAAGVSITTVSRALNGYSDVNEKTRQKIIEIAKQLNYSPNTLARSLVMNKSKTIGLLVSGLTRESTKDNFTFEVLAGVNQYVSEVDYDMVLFSTTSTKQREKTYTQLCRERRVDGAILQGIRVDDPYLQEVVESDIPCVLIDIPIESETVGYVTTDNVLGAKKAVQHLISLGHRQIAMMNGYEFAFVSEQRLKGFKEGLLEAGLPVPEHLIANGAFKEERAEEEALRLLTKHPEITAFFCASDLMALGVMKAAKALGKRIPEELAIIGYDDIILASYTNPPLSTIAQNKFAMGYEAAKLLIDMLEGKERSRVRVLETELQIRESTVKNYT, from the coding sequence GTGACAACGATTAAAGATATCGCCAAAGCAGCTGGTGTTTCCATTACGACTGTTTCTCGAGCGTTAAACGGTTACTCGGACGTAAACGAAAAGACAAGGCAAAAAATTATTGAGATTGCCAAACAGTTAAATTATAGTCCGAATACGTTAGCACGTAGTCTTGTAATGAATAAATCGAAAACGATCGGCTTACTTGTTTCAGGGTTGACAAGAGAAAGTACGAAAGATAACTTTACGTTTGAAGTGCTTGCTGGCGTGAATCAATATGTCAGTGAAGTAGATTACGATATGGTACTATTTAGTACCACTTCAACGAAACAGCGAGAAAAGACGTACACACAGCTTTGCCGTGAACGGCGTGTAGATGGCGCTATTTTACAAGGAATTCGCGTCGATGACCCTTATTTGCAGGAAGTAGTGGAAAGCGATATTCCGTGCGTATTGATCGATATTCCAATTGAATCAGAAACGGTCGGATATGTGACAACAGATAATGTATTGGGGGCAAAAAAAGCAGTACAACATCTCATTTCGCTCGGTCACCGACAGATTGCAATGATGAACGGCTACGAGTTTGCATTCGTCAGTGAACAACGTTTGAAAGGGTTTAAAGAAGGATTATTGGAAGCAGGCTTGCCTGTTCCTGAACATTTGATAGCTAATGGTGCGTTTAAAGAAGAGCGGGCTGAGGAAGAAGCACTGAGGTTATTAACGAAACACCCAGAAATTACGGCGTTTTTTTGTGCAAGCGACTTAATGGCGCTTGGAGTAATGAAGGCAGCAAAAGCGTTAGGGAAACGAATTCCAGAAGAACTAGCGATCATCGGTTATGATGACATTATTTTAGCATCGTACACTAATCCACCTTTATCCACAATTGCTCAAAATAAGTTCGCAATGGGATACGAAGCGGCTAAACTATTGATTGACATGTTGGAAGGAAAGGAACGGTCGCGTGTGCGAGTGCTTGAAACAGAGTTGCAAATACGTGAATCCACCGTGAAAAACTACACATAG
- a CDS encoding IS110 family RNA-guided transposase, which yields MNCTQNRKIEQVTDQTLVIGMDIAKQKHYAAIVDARGRVLKKSFPVFQSRFGFEQFYALIQEAMREFGKTEVIVGIEPTGHYWLNLAYFLEEKGIPLVMVNPMHVKRSKELDDNLPTKHDAKDALVIARLVKDGRFSYPRILHEVEAELRAGSTFRESLIKERNAVHNQMIRWLDRYFPEFVQVFPSFGKMALVVLEKTPFPMDIASQTIEGLMERYRQSEALKCPQKPKVQKLLEMARHSIGITEGQQMARIEIATLVRRYRQLEQEIAALTEELTALAQTTVEYEWLQTIPGLGEATIIELLSEIGSFHQYQDPRQLIKLAGLTLKEHSSGQHKGQKRISKRGRRRLRALLFRVMIPLIRHNKAFRTLHEYYTTRPVNPLRKKQSIVVLCGKLLKILYAVCVKQQAFDEERMMQDIFSSTQAQAA from the coding sequence ATGAATTGTACACAAAATCGCAAAATTGAACAAGTCACCGATCAAACATTAGTGATTGGAATGGATATTGCCAAGCAAAAACATTACGCAGCGATCGTGGACGCACGAGGTCGGGTACTGAAAAAGTCGTTTCCGGTGTTCCAGTCGAGATTCGGATTTGAACAGTTCTATGCGTTGATCCAAGAGGCGATGAGGGAGTTTGGCAAAACGGAAGTGATCGTCGGAATCGAACCGACCGGACATTACTGGTTGAACCTCGCCTACTTCCTCGAGGAAAAAGGGATCCCGTTGGTGATGGTTAACCCGATGCACGTCAAACGGTCGAAAGAACTCGACGACAACTTGCCAACGAAGCATGATGCCAAAGACGCCCTAGTCATCGCAAGACTGGTCAAAGACGGACGTTTTAGCTATCCACGTATTCTCCATGAGGTGGAGGCGGAATTGCGGGCAGGAAGTACGTTTCGAGAGTCATTAATCAAGGAACGGAATGCCGTCCACAATCAAATGATTCGTTGGCTGGATCGGTACTTCCCTGAGTTTGTGCAGGTGTTTCCGTCGTTTGGCAAAATGGCATTGGTGGTGTTAGAAAAAACGCCATTTCCGATGGACATCGCAAGTCAGACGATAGAGGGGCTCATGGAGCGTTATCGGCAAAGCGAGGCGCTAAAATGCCCACAGAAACCGAAAGTGCAAAAGCTGTTAGAGATGGCTCGCCATTCGATTGGCATCACGGAAGGACAACAGATGGCCCGTATCGAAATCGCCACGTTGGTCCGCCGATATCGCCAATTGGAACAAGAGATCGCAGCGTTGACGGAAGAGTTAACTGCCCTTGCACAAACGACGGTCGAATATGAATGGCTCCAAACGATTCCGGGGCTAGGAGAGGCGACGATCATTGAACTGTTGTCGGAAATCGGGAGTTTTCATCAGTACCAAGATCCGCGGCAATTGATCAAATTAGCGGGCTTGACGTTGAAAGAACACTCGTCTGGACAACACAAGGGGCAAAAACGAATCTCGAAGCGAGGACGAAGACGGCTACGCGCCCTTCTCTTTCGGGTGATGATACCACTCATCCGCCATAACAAGGCGTTCCGAACGTTGCACGAGTACTATACGACACGTCCCGTCAATCCGTTGCGTAAGAAGCAATCCATTGTGGTGTTATGTGGCAAGCTATTGAAGATTCTATACGCGGTTTGTGTGAAACAACAAGCATTTGATGAGGAACGAATGATGCAAGATATCTTCTCCTCCACTCAAGCACAGGCAGCCTAG
- a CDS encoding ABC transporter substrate-binding protein yields the protein MKKWLAISMSTMLFGSALAGCSSGGEKTTEKETGGKKEEKVEVTLAGWGGNPTEQKLLQQTLDEFQNKYPNIKVKYEVISDQYMDVIKTRLVGGEGPDVFYLDAFEAPALIKTGALEPLDKYVTDDFDINDFEKPLLDAFKGEDGKIYGFPKDYSTLALFYNKKMFQEAGVEVPKTWDELREVAKKLTKGTQVYGFGVAPELARLYYIAESKGGKVVTDNKASFADPKVVEALQPIVDMHLKDKSAAQPSEVGANWGGEMFGQGKAAMVIEGNWAIPFLKDTFPNLEYGTAEIPTINGKKATMAYTVAYVMNKNSQKKEAAWKLLSFLTGKEGMKIWTSKGLALPTRKSVAAELGFDKDPLRGPIVAGASYATVWQNGTNLPIITNNFNNQFVSAFLGQRPLADALKEAQETANKEIEGNK from the coding sequence ATGAAAAAATGGTTGGCTATTAGTATGTCGACTATGTTATTTGGAAGCGCTTTAGCAGGTTGCAGCAGCGGAGGTGAAAAAACGACAGAAAAAGAAACAGGAGGGAAAAAAGAAGAAAAAGTAGAAGTGACGCTTGCTGGTTGGGGAGGAAATCCGACAGAACAAAAGCTATTGCAACAAACATTAGATGAGTTTCAAAACAAATACCCGAACATTAAAGTAAAATATGAAGTCATTTCTGACCAATATATGGATGTCATTAAAACACGGCTAGTTGGTGGGGAAGGACCAGATGTATTTTATCTCGATGCGTTTGAAGCGCCGGCATTAATTAAAACAGGAGCGCTTGAGCCGCTAGACAAATATGTTACAGATGATTTTGATATCAATGATTTTGAAAAACCACTGCTTGATGCGTTTAAAGGAGAAGATGGAAAAATTTACGGATTCCCGAAAGACTATTCGACACTCGCGCTTTTCTATAATAAAAAAATGTTTCAAGAAGCAGGGGTAGAAGTACCGAAAACATGGGATGAATTACGGGAAGTAGCGAAAAAACTAACGAAAGGCACACAAGTATATGGCTTCGGGGTGGCGCCAGAATTAGCGCGCTTATACTACATTGCGGAATCAAAAGGTGGGAAAGTAGTTACAGATAACAAAGCAAGTTTTGCTGATCCGAAAGTAGTCGAAGCGCTTCAACCGATCGTTGATATGCATTTGAAAGATAAATCAGCTGCTCAGCCGAGCGAAGTTGGTGCAAACTGGGGCGGTGAAATGTTCGGGCAAGGAAAAGCGGCCATGGTCATTGAAGGGAACTGGGCAATCCCGTTCTTAAAAGATACGTTCCCGAATTTAGAATACGGAACAGCAGAAATCCCAACAATCAATGGAAAAAAAGCAACGATGGCATATACTGTTGCATATGTGATGAACAAAAATTCACAGAAGAAGGAAGCTGCTTGGAAATTGCTCTCGTTCTTAACTGGAAAAGAGGGAATGAAGATTTGGACGAGCAAAGGATTGGCGTTACCGACGCGCAAATCGGTAGCAGCTGAGTTAGGATTTGATAAAGATCCGTTGCGCGGTCCGATTGTTGCTGGTGCTTCTTATGCAACGGTATGGCAAAACGGGACGAACTTGCCAATTATTACAAATAACTTTAACAACCAATTTGTCAGCGCCTTTTTAGGACAGCGTCCACTAGCAGATGCATTGAAAGAAGCACAAGAAACAGCGAACAAAGAAATTGAAGGGAATAAATAA
- a CDS encoding phosphate ABC transporter substrate-binding protein — protein sequence MKLKTLFKSMTAVALSSALLIGSAFTANHQADAAQVSGKIVIAGSTALLPLTQQAAKEFKKMNPKVSIVVSGSSSIAGPQSVSKGVATIGACDWDATRAMGGFKAYSGLKAYKIAKIPFAVIVNKENPVKNLSVKQIQDIYAGKITNWKQIGGKDEEIVVVNRAKGSGTRVNFEAKILNGVSIKTSGDNYKEVQKSGEMVNAVTSNPNAIGFVDLAYVKGGIKAVDINGVKATTANAASGKYIFYGYGYLLTKGDAEGASKAFIDYMLSKKFQNGSLKKLKFIPVQ from the coding sequence CCGCTGTCGCTTTATCTTCTGCATTGTTAATTGGTTCTGCTTTTACAGCAAATCACCAAGCAGATGCAGCACAAGTTTCAGGAAAAATTGTCATTGCTGGCTCTACCGCGCTTTTGCCATTAACACAACAAGCAGCAAAAGAGTTCAAAAAAATGAACCCTAAAGTATCAATTGTTGTTTCTGGTTCTTCTTCTATTGCAGGTCCACAATCCGTCTCTAAAGGTGTGGCAACAATTGGTGCTTGTGACTGGGATGCTACTCGTGCAATGGGTGGGTTCAAAGCATACAGTGGATTAAAAGCGTACAAAATTGCGAAAATTCCTTTCGCTGTTATTGTTAACAAAGAAAATCCTGTAAAAAATTTGTCGGTAAAACAAATTCAAGATATTTATGCTGGGAAAATTACTAACTGGAAGCAAATTGGTGGAAAAGATGAAGAAATCGTTGTTGTTAATCGTGCTAAAGGTTCAGGTACTCGCGTGAATTTCGAAGCAAAAATCCTCAACGGTGTAAGTATCAAAACATCTGGAGATAATTATAAAGAAGTACAAAAATCTGGTGAAATGGTAAATGCGGTAACATCTAATCCGAATGCTATTGGTTTTGTTGATTTAGCGTACGTAAAAGGCGGGATTAAAGCGGTCGATATTAACGGGGTAAAGGCTACAACAGCTAATGCTGCTAGCGGAAAATACATTTTCTATGGTTACGGCTATCTTTTAACAAAAGGAGACGCGGAAGGCGCAAGTAAAGCATTTATTGATTATATGCTAAGCAAAAAGTTTCAAAATGGTTCATTGAAAAAATTAAAATTCATTCCAGTTCAATAA
- a CDS encoding carbohydrate ABC transporter permease has product MKKKAWREAGTGYLLLAPTLFVLLLFIIGPIVFAVFLAFHKVQLLGTSTFEFVGFDNFKRMAGDLRAKIALWNTVKYVVIVVPCQTMLALVLAATLNAGLKGQKFFRIVYFLPTLTSSAVLTLIFMWMYNQNGLINHLFHAIGLPTYNWLGDPKVALNAIMMMNIWSTAPFFMVIYLAALQDIPDSLYEAAELDGASAIQKFWYVTVPYLRPVTSFVVIMGLIGTFQLFDQSYIFSAGSGGPNNSTLTVVLLIYQYAFKTLGTMGYAAALAFVLAIIILIATLVQRRFSKEESLY; this is encoded by the coding sequence ATGAAGAAAAAAGCTTGGCGCGAAGCAGGAACTGGATATTTACTGTTGGCTCCGACGTTATTTGTACTGCTTTTGTTTATTATTGGTCCGATTGTGTTTGCCGTTTTTTTAGCGTTTCATAAAGTGCAATTGCTTGGAACGTCTACATTTGAATTTGTTGGGTTTGATAATTTCAAACGAATGGCAGGGGATTTGCGAGCAAAAATTGCTTTATGGAATACGGTGAAATACGTCGTCATCGTCGTTCCTTGTCAGACGATGCTCGCGCTTGTGTTAGCGGCGACGCTAAATGCGGGATTGAAAGGACAAAAATTTTTCCGTATCGTCTACTTTTTGCCAACGCTTACGTCTTCAGCGGTACTAACATTGATTTTTATGTGGATGTATAACCAAAATGGATTAATAAACCATTTATTCCATGCTATTGGGTTGCCAACGTATAATTGGCTCGGTGACCCAAAAGTAGCATTGAACGCGATTATGATGATGAATATTTGGTCAACCGCTCCATTTTTCATGGTCATTTATTTAGCGGCATTACAAGATATTCCTGATTCGCTTTATGAAGCCGCTGAATTGGATGGGGCAAGTGCCATCCAAAAATTTTGGTATGTCACGGTTCCTTATTTACGACCAGTTACATCATTTGTTGTCATTATGGGATTGATTGGGACGTTCCAACTATTTGACCAGTCCTACATTTTTTCCGCTGGTTCTGGGGGTCCAAACAATTCAACATTAACCGTCGTATTGCTCATTTATCAGTATGCGTTTAAAACGTTAGGAACGATGGGATATGCAGCTGCATTAGCTTTTGTATTAGCAATTATTATTTTAATCGCGACATTAGTGCAACGGAGATTTTCGAAAGAAGAGTCTCTTTATTAA
- a CDS encoding DUF3905 domain-containing protein has product MKKEQHIESPIFDETQPHQIHAPSFKGTGMHMQPPFVNKHGVVIGDSKYHSPNSPLNQWSENTDPSVMAGKEWVHPTNDIGWNTAENRELLEAKKRPQAAPFMHPDKDVGYGQD; this is encoded by the coding sequence ATGAAAAAAGAGCAACACATAGAATCGCCGATTTTCGACGAAACACAGCCACACCAAATCCATGCGCCTTCATTTAAAGGAACAGGGATGCACATGCAACCACCATTTGTGAACAAACATGGTGTCGTCATTGGCGACAGCAAATACCATTCACCAAACTCCCCGCTCAATCAATGGAGCGAAAACACTGACCCAAGTGTGATGGCCGGGAAAGAATGGGTACATCCAACAAACGATATCGGGTGGAATACAGCAGAAAACCGCGAACTATTAGAAGCGAAAAAACGACCGCAAGCCGCGCCATTTATGCATCCGGACAAAGATGTAGGCTACGGGCAAGATTAA
- the pstC gene encoding phosphate ABC transporter permease subunit PstC, with protein MGKLLNSLSYQQKQLTINSMTYWKKKYASNHLFRYLCLFSALFLGVTLLCIVLFISKTGFLVFKEVSFKEFFFSTKWKPEEGKYGAAIFIVGTLYLTFVTLAIAAPVALFVAVYIAEIAPKQVKNIMRSLLDLLVGIPSIVYGYLGATILIPFIRKVTGAPVGDGILAAAIVLAIMILPTIARIADDAICAIPKELREASYALGSTTFQMITKVVLPAAKSGILTGIILGMTRAIGETMAVVMVIGNVAQFGLNLITPTSVLTSNIVMQILNVDFDSTWNYALYMMAFLLLLISMVFIVIIRKLRPKGV; from the coding sequence ATGGGAAAATTATTAAATAGTTTGTCCTACCAGCAAAAACAACTAACAATAAACTCCATGACGTATTGGAAAAAGAAATATGCCAGCAATCATTTATTCCGGTATCTGTGTTTATTTAGTGCACTCTTTTTAGGAGTTACTTTATTGTGTATTGTTTTATTTATTAGTAAAACTGGCTTCCTTGTATTTAAAGAAGTTTCCTTTAAAGAATTTTTTTTCTCCACTAAATGGAAACCGGAAGAAGGAAAGTACGGCGCTGCTATATTTATCGTTGGAACCTTATATTTAACTTTTGTAACATTAGCAATTGCAGCACCTGTCGCTTTATTTGTTGCTGTTTATATTGCGGAAATTGCTCCGAAACAGGTAAAAAATATAATGCGTTCCCTTTTGGATTTGCTCGTTGGAATCCCTTCTATTGTATATGGTTATTTAGGTGCTACCATTCTAATTCCTTTTATTCGTAAAGTGACAGGGGCTCCAGTTGGGGATGGGATTTTAGCGGCAGCTATTGTATTAGCAATTATGATTTTACCGACCATTGCACGAATCGCTGATGATGCCATTTGCGCAATTCCAAAAGAATTACGCGAGGCAAGCTATGCTCTAGGAAGCACCACATTTCAGATGATTACAAAAGTTGTACTCCCTGCTGCTAAATCAGGAATTTTAACGGGTATAATTCTTGGAATGACTCGTGCAATTGGAGAAACAATGGCAGTTGTTATGGTAATTGGAAACGTAGCACAATTTGGGCTTAACTTAATCACACCTACAAGTGTATTAACAAGCAATATTGTGATGCAAATTCTTAACGTTGATTTTGATTCCACTTGGAATTATGCGTTATATATGATGGCATTTCTCTTGTTACTCATTTCTATGGTATTTATTGTCATTATTCGTAAACTGCGTCCTAAAGGAGTATAG